The Pedobacter roseus genome contains a region encoding:
- a CDS encoding Mpo1 family 2-hydroxy fatty acid dioxygenase: protein MSKQTIQIEPKRPVDILFDKYAESHQNHTNKLVHWICVPLIVFSLLGLIWQIPFPHIGFLGSYNGFFNWASFLLAFSLYYYFTLSPVLFFLMIWVVGLMSYIIVKIEQAVGLGSGTAYAIYAGIFVAAWVGQFIGHKIEGKKPSFLDDVKFLLIGPIWLLHFICKKTGIRY from the coding sequence ATGAGCAAGCAAACCATCCAAATCGAGCCAAAACGTCCGGTAGATATACTTTTCGATAAGTATGCCGAAAGTCACCAAAACCATACTAACAAACTGGTACACTGGATTTGTGTGCCGTTAATCGTATTTAGTTTATTGGGACTCATCTGGCAGATTCCATTTCCGCATATTGGGTTTTTAGGAAGTTATAATGGTTTCTTTAACTGGGCATCGTTTCTTTTGGCCTTTAGCTTATATTATTATTTTACCTTATCGCCTGTATTATTTTTTTTAATGATCTGGGTTGTGGGTTTAATGAGTTACATTATCGTGAAAATAGAACAGGCAGTTGGCTTGGGCAGCGGAACTGCTTATGCCATTTATGCGGGGATATTTGTAGCGGCGTGGGTCGGTCAGTTTATCGGACATAAAATAGAAGGAAAGAAGCCATCATTTTTAGATGATGTTAAATTCCTGTTAATCGGCCCCATCTGGTTATTGCACTTCATTTGCAAAAAGACGGGTATTAGATACTAA